A genomic segment from Oscillospiraceae bacterium encodes:
- a CDS encoding ABC transporter permease → MRMLWFASRNRKEMLRDPLNLAFGLGFPVAVMLLLSTIQANIPIPMFEIDQLTPGIAVFGLSFVSLFSATLISKDRTGSFLLRLFTSPMTSSDFILGYILPIFPMALAQIAVCFAVAIALGLTVTVNILLSIAVQIPTAVLFIGIGLLCGSVFNDKQVGGICGALLTNLSAWLSGTWFDLNLVGGAFKTIAYALPFAHAVNAGRSALSGNYAAIMPDLWWVIGYAAVVLGIAIFVFSKKMKSDKV, encoded by the coding sequence ATGAGAATGCTTTGGTTTGCGTCCCGCAACCGCAAAGAAATGCTGCGTGACCCGCTCAATCTCGCGTTCGGCCTCGGTTTCCCGGTTGCGGTCATGCTGCTGCTCTCGACGATTCAAGCTAATATTCCGATCCCGATGTTCGAAATCGACCAGCTTACACCGGGCATCGCAGTGTTCGGGCTGTCGTTTGTATCGCTGTTCTCGGCGACATTAATCTCCAAAGACCGCACGGGTTCGTTTTTGCTTCGGTTGTTCACCTCGCCGATGACGTCCTCGGACTTCATCTTGGGGTACATACTCCCGATTTTTCCGATGGCACTCGCTCAAATCGCCGTCTGCTTTGCGGTGGCTATCGCGCTCGGTTTGACGGTGACGGTAAACATCCTGCTCTCGATTGCGGTGCAGATTCCGACAGCGGTTTTATTCATCGGCATCGGGCTGTTGTGCGGCAGCGTATTCAACGACAAGCAAGTCGGCGGCATCTGCGGCGCACTGCTCACCAACCTCAGCGCATGGCTGTCCGGCACCTGGTTCGACCTCAATCTTGTTGGCGGCGCGTTCAAAACCATCGCCTATGCCCTGCCCTTTGCGCACGCGGTCAACGCCGGAAGAAGCGCGCTCTCGGGCAATTACGCGGCCATCATGCCCGACTTGTGGTGGGTGATCGGCTACGCGGCGGTAGTCTTGGGAATTGCGATTTTCGTCTTCAGCAAAAAGATGAAAAGCGACAAGGTGTAA
- a CDS encoding ABC transporter A family member encodes MAAIQTTGLTKKFKDKTAVNNLNLSIENGELFALLGVNGAGKTTTIKMLSGLCRPTSGDAEMLGDSIVKAAHKVKENTNVSPQETAIARNLTVRENLELIAGIYGADKKAAKEKAARMIETFILAEVADKKAKILSGGMQRRLSIAMALISDPKILFLDEPTLGLDVLARRELWKAISALKGKVTMILTTHYMEEAEALSDRIGIMADGHLKAIGTAKELIAKTGAKNFEDAFIALATDTKGAAL; translated from the coding sequence ATGGCTGCGATTCAGACAACCGGACTGACCAAGAAATTTAAAGATAAAACCGCTGTTAACAATCTCAACTTATCGATTGAAAACGGCGAGTTGTTTGCGCTGCTCGGAGTGAACGGTGCGGGCAAAACCACGACCATCAAAATGCTCTCGGGGCTTTGCAGACCGACTTCCGGCGATGCCGAAATGCTCGGCGACAGCATTGTCAAAGCCGCGCATAAGGTCAAGGAGAACACCAACGTCTCCCCACAGGAGACTGCGATTGCCCGCAACCTGACCGTGCGCGAAAACCTGGAACTGATCGCGGGGATTTACGGCGCGGACAAAAAGGCCGCCAAGGAAAAAGCCGCCCGGATGATCGAGACCTTTATACTTGCGGAAGTCGCGGACAAAAAAGCGAAAATTCTATCGGGCGGCATGCAGCGGCGGCTGAGCATTGCGATGGCGTTGATCTCCGATCCGAAAATCCTGTTTTTAGACGAACCGACGCTCGGGCTGGATGTACTTGCGCGACGCGAACTGTGGAAAGCCATCAGCGCGTTAAAGGGTAAGGTCACGATGATTCTGACGACCCACTACATGGAAGAAGCCGAGGCGCTTTCCGACCGAATCGGGATTATGGCGGACGGACATTTGAAAGCTATCGGAACCGCCAAAGAACTGATTGCAAAAACCGGCGCGAAGAATTTCGAAGACGCCTTTATCGCACTGGCAACCGACACGAAAGGAGCGGCTTTATGA
- a CDS encoding AbrB/MazE/SpoVT family DNA-binding domain-containing protein, producing the protein MDNGTNTPSGAPKGKYVFGTVKVGEKGQIVIPKEARDVFHIKPGDMLLLLGDEDQGIAIVKSDILHDALHEFSKQIKNAREITEE; encoded by the coding sequence ATGGATAATGGAACAAATACACCGAGCGGTGCCCCCAAGGGCAAATATGTCTTTGGGACCGTCAAGGTCGGCGAAAAAGGGCAGATTGTCATCCCCAAAGAGGCCCGTGATGTCTTTCACATCAAGCCGGGCGATATGTTATTGCTGCTCGGAGACGAAGATCAAGGTATCGCGATTGTCAAAAGCGACATTTTACACGACGCATTACATGAATTCTCAAAACAGATCAAAAACGCGCGAGAGATCACGGAGGAATGA
- a CDS encoding LL-diaminopimelate aminotransferase translates to MKLNNNFDNIPESYLFATIGKKVNEYKKANPKADVIRLGIGDVTLPLCEAVVTDMSKAVREMGTPEGFRGYGPETNCYSYDFLTEALKKYYAKKNVSLEDNEIFVSDGAKSDLGSIMDLLDTDNTILLPDPVYPAYLDVNVIAGHKVIFSNANYENGFVPMPDKNVKADVIYICSPNNPTGAVYGFDALKAWVDYALAQKALIIFDAAYEAFVDDPALPTSIYQIEGAKKCALEICSLSKTAGFTGTRCGYTIVPNELVFDGVSVNKRWQRRQTTKYNGTSYIIQRGAAAVFSDAGFRQTREQIAYYKNNAAVIGAALDELGIWYCGGKNSPYIWLKCPNNMKSWDFFDLLLQKAQVVGTPGAGFGKNGEGFFRLTAFGNAERTREAVERLKKILK, encoded by the coding sequence ATGAAGCTCAACAACAATTTCGACAACATCCCAGAAAGTTATCTCTTTGCGACCATCGGCAAAAAAGTCAACGAATATAAAAAGGCCAACCCGAAAGCGGATGTCATCCGGCTCGGAATCGGCGATGTCACCCTGCCCCTCTGTGAGGCGGTGGTTACCGATATGTCCAAAGCCGTCCGTGAGATGGGCACGCCCGAGGGCTTTCGCGGCTACGGCCCCGAGACCAACTGCTACAGCTATGACTTTTTGACCGAAGCGTTAAAAAAATATTACGCCAAAAAGAATGTCTCGCTCGAGGACAATGAGATTTTTGTCAGCGACGGCGCAAAGAGCGACCTCGGCAGCATCATGGATCTGCTCGACACCGACAACACGATTTTGCTTCCCGATCCGGTCTATCCGGCTTATCTCGACGTCAACGTCATTGCAGGACATAAGGTGATCTTTTCAAACGCCAACTACGAAAACGGCTTTGTGCCGATGCCCGACAAAAATGTCAAAGCCGATGTGATCTACATCTGCTCGCCGAATAACCCAACCGGTGCGGTTTACGGGTTCGACGCACTCAAAGCGTGGGTCGATTATGCGCTGGCACAAAAGGCACTGATCATCTTTGACGCGGCCTATGAGGCGTTTGTCGATGACCCCGCTCTGCCGACCTCGATTTATCAGATCGAGGGTGCAAAGAAGTGCGCCCTCGAAATCTGCTCGCTTTCCAAAACAGCCGGCTTCACCGGCACCCGTTGCGGCTACACCATCGTACCGAACGAGCTCGTCTTTGACGGTGTTTCGGTCAACAAGCGCTGGCAGCGCCGCCAGACCACCAAATACAACGGCACCAGCTATATCATCCAGCGCGGCGCGGCTGCGGTCTTCTCCGACGCCGGTTTCCGCCAGACCCGCGAACAGATTGCCTATTATAAAAATAACGCTGCCGTGATCGGCGCGGCACTCGACGAACTCGGCATCTGGTACTGCGGCGGCAAGAATTCGCCGTATATCTGGCTCAAATGCCCGAACAACATGAAGTCGTGGGACTTTTTCGACTTGCTGCTGCAAAAGGCGCAGGTGGTCGGAACACCCGGCGCGGGATTCGGCAAAAACGGTGAGGGCTTTTTCCGCCTGACCGCCTTCGGCAATGCCGAACGCACCAGAGAAGCCGTAGAACGGCTGAAGAAGATTTTAAAGTAA
- the dapF gene encoding diaminopimelate epimerase, which produces MLYKFTKMHGIGNDYIYINCFEQKVENPSKLAIELSPRSFSVGSDGVILICPSDIADAKMRIFNADGSEGKMCGNGIRCVGKYIYDTGIAKKPVVKIDTLSGVKTLQLQIEDGICVGATVDMGKAILECAKIPVRLPMETAIAVPQTFRGIQYLITCVSMGNPHCVVFRDEINSIDLEHTGRIFETCHLFPDSVNTEFVKPIGKNEIAMRVWERGSGETLACGTGACAAAVAAVLNGICEKGKDITVHLRGGDLTINYTDERVLMTGPAVKVFDGTVEAD; this is translated from the coding sequence ATGCTTTATAAATTTACAAAAATGCACGGAATCGGCAACGACTATATCTATATCAACTGCTTTGAACAAAAGGTCGAAAACCCCTCAAAGCTGGCGATTGAATTGTCCCCGCGCAGTTTCTCGGTCGGCTCGGACGGTGTGATTTTGATTTGTCCGTCCGACATTGCCGACGCCAAGATGCGCATTTTCAACGCCGACGGCTCCGAGGGTAAGATGTGCGGCAACGGTATCCGCTGCGTAGGTAAATACATCTACGACACCGGTATTGCCAAAAAACCGGTCGTCAAGATCGATACTCTCTCCGGTGTGAAGACACTGCAGCTTCAAATTGAAGACGGCATCTGCGTCGGGGCGACGGTCGATATGGGCAAAGCTATTTTGGAATGCGCCAAAATCCCTGTACGACTTCCGATGGAAACGGCCATCGCCGTCCCCCAGACTTTTCGCGGTATTCAATATCTGATCACCTGCGTCAGCATGGGCAACCCCCACTGCGTGGTGTTCCGTGACGAGATCAACTCGATTGATCTGGAACATACGGGCCGGATTTTCGAAACCTGCCATCTGTTCCCCGACAGCGTGAACACCGAATTTGTCAAACCGATTGGCAAGAACGAGATCGCCATGCGGGTCTGGGAACGCGGCAGCGGCGAAACACTGGCCTGCGGCACCGGCGCTTGCGCGGCGGCGGTCGCGGCGGTGTTGAACGGCATCTGCGAAAAAGGCAAAGATATCACCGTACATCTGCGCGGCGGCGATCTGACCATCAACTATACCGACGAACGCGTTTTAATGACCGGCCCCGCCGTAAAAGTGTTTGACGGCACTGTGGAAGCAGATTAA